DNA sequence from the Stenotrophomonas sp. 24(2023) genome:
CCAGGCCCATCACGACCGCGTCGCTGTGCGCACCGCTGGCCAGCAGCAGCGCCTCACCGACGGACCAGTGCGAGGCCTGCCCTGCCACATGCACCACACCGTCAGGCGCCGCCAGCCCCAGCAGGGGATCGGCGCTGTGCGGCACCCGCCCCTCGCCCGGCTCGGCACTGCGCTGCGCTGCCTGGCTGGTCGCAGACTGGTACTGATCGCCGCCGACCACCGTGCGCGCGCTGGCCAGCATCGCCGCCATCGGTGCACTGCGCTGTTCGATACGCGACCGCTGCGCCGCCTTGGCGCCTTCCTGCACCGCCAGCGGGCTGGTCTGGTGGGTACGCGCGGCCTGGGTGAAGGTGCCGCCCAGCGTCTGCAGCTGGGTGAGCAGCGCCGCCGGCTGCACCGCCTCGCCCGCCGGTGACGGGCCGCGGCGGCCATAGGCCGTCAGCCAGCTGCCCGCCGTCGCACGCATCACGCCCCAGGCATCGCTGCGCAGCTCGAAGCCGGTCCCGCGCAGGCTGCCCACGTAGTTGTCCGCCTGGTGCCGCAGGTGGCCCAGCGTCAGCTGCGAGGCCTGCTGGCTGCTGGCCAGCTGCGCGCGCAGCTGCTGGTCCGAATCGTCGAACAGCAGGTGGTTGCTGCCCTCGCCACCGTTCCATTCGCGCGAACGCACGCCCCACAGGGCGCCACCGTGCCGGTGTGCATTCTCTCCGGTGCCCGCCGCGTGCCACGCCGGGGCCCGTCCACCACTGAGGTTGGCCTGCGCGCTGGCGCGTGCATCACCGGCCTGCCCGTACAGCGTCGTATCACTGTCGGCACCGTTGCCACCGGGGGTGGGCGCCACACCGGCTTCGCCACGGCCGTTGTACAGGGCACCCAGCACCACCGGGCGATCGATATCACCTTCCAAGAAGCCCACCAGCACTTCCTGGCCGATACGCGGCAGGAACTGACTGCCCACGCCCGGCCCGGCATAGCGCTGCGCCACGCGCAACCAGGCGCTGTCACCGTCCTGCTGGAAATGGAAGCGCACGCGTATCCGGCCCAGGCTGTCGGCGTGCAGGTCGGTGCCCGCACCGCCCTTGCCCGCCACCACTTCACCGGTCTGGTAACCCGGTGCGATCGGGCGCGGGTTCAGCCGCGCGCCGCGCCCATCCACCCGCTGCGGGCGCCAGGGCACGCTGCGGTCAACCGTGTGGAAGCTGTTGCCGTAACCGGTCGCTTCGGCCTGCTGCCACAGCGCTGCATCGGCATCGGCGCACGGTGCCACGCCCAGAGCGTCGTCCAGCGTGCGCCGCAGGTCGGTCGGCAGGTTGTTGATGCCCGCATGGTCGATGCTCACCAGCAGCAGTTCGGGCGGCGTGGCGGCCGGTGCCTGCTGCAGGCGAAGCCATGTGCCCGACTGCAGGCCACGCACGGTGCCCTGCCCCTGCCAGCCGCGGCTGTGTGCCTCATGAGCCTGCGCATGCAGGCGTGCCTGCCGGTCCGCCGCCGCGCTGTCGGCGAAGGCATAGGCCCCCACCGCGTCGTAATCCTCGCGGGGCGACTGGTCGCCGCCGCCATCAACCGGCAGCTGCGCACCCACCACGCGCACGCTGCGGTAGTCATCGCTCTGCAGGCTCACCGAGGTGCTGGACAAACGACGCCGGCGGCCGATGGCCTGGATGCTGTCCGAGCGTTCGGTGGCGTCGCTGCGGTGGAACCGCACCCCGGCGCCGGCGCTGGCCGCCTCTTCCGGCAGCCCCAGGCTGTCGTCGAAGATTTCCATGCCGTTGCCGCAGGCTGCCTGCGCATCGGCATACAGGCGCCAGCCCAGCCCTTCTTCGGCCAGCAGCCGCTGCACGAAGTCCAGATCGCTCTCGCGGTACTGCACGCAGTAGCTGCGCACCCGATCGCCCAGGAAGGAGGCAACGCTGTCGGCCCAGCGCCAGCAGGCGATATCCGCATGGCCGCCGAGCACCGCATCGATGATCGCGCGCGTGTCCTGCTCCTGGAACACGCGGCTGTGGCGGGCATGCTGCAGCCACCACGTCCACGACACCAGCTGCAGCCGGTAGCGCACCAGCCCGCCGTCACTGCCCAGGCGGTGCGCATCGGCCACCAGGCCACTGCGTTCCCATTGCCCGCCGTCGGCGGTCCGCGTCACCAGCGTGGCACGGGTGCCCGGC
Encoded proteins:
- a CDS encoding type VI secretion system Vgr family protein gives rise to the protein MDQLNNVMAQLAGLGDAQRLYRLESQNVQGCTVERWRGHDGLGTHAVTDVDLLSTHGDIDLRALPGTRATLVTRTADGGQWERSGLVADAHRLGSDGGLVRYRLQLVSWTWWLQHARHSRVFQEQDTRAIIDAVLGGHADIACWRWADSVASFLGDRVRSYCVQYRESDLDFVQRLLAEEGLGWRLYADAQAACGNGMEIFDDSLGLPEEAASAGAGVRFHRSDATERSDSIQAIGRRRRLSSTSVSLQSDDYRSVRVVGAQLPVDGGGDQSPREDYDAVGAYAFADSAAADRQARLHAQAHEAHSRGWQGQGTVRGLQSGTWLRLQQAPAATPPELLLVSIDHAGINNLPTDLRRTLDDALGVAPCADADAALWQQAEATGYGNSFHTVDRSVPWRPQRVDGRGARLNPRPIAPGYQTGEVVAGKGGAGTDLHADSLGRIRVRFHFQQDGDSAWLRVAQRYAGPGVGSQFLPRIGQEVLVGFLEGDIDRPVVLGALYNGRGEAGVAPTPGGNGADSDTTLYGQAGDARASAQANLSGGRAPAWHAAGTGENAHRHGGALWGVRSREWNGGEGSNHLLFDDSDQQLRAQLASSQQASQLTLGHLRHQADNYVGSLRGTGFELRSDAWGVMRATAGSWLTAYGRRGPSPAGEAVQPAALLTQLQTLGGTFTQAARTHQTSPLAVQEGAKAAQRSRIEQRSAPMAAMLASARTVVGGDQYQSATSQAAQRSAEPGEGRVPHSADPLLGLAAPDGVVHVAGQASHWSVGEALLLASGAHSDAVVMGLGRLHASQAIGMLAAASSGGATAGSSLTAAAGSGELDIQAQADAIRLQARNAVHAGSVQAHVELAAGKTLHIATSGGASITVADGRIVINAPGSITVHAQSKSFQGPSDYKRELPAWVQGDMKQQRIIGFSG